The Saccharomonospora glauca K62 genome has a segment encoding these proteins:
- a CDS encoding MBL fold metallo-hydrolase, translating to MSERLYFRQLLSGRDFAVGDPVATQMRNFTYLIGDRETREAVVVDPAYAIDDLLGVLSDDDMRFVGVLATHHHPDHVGGDLLGFSLPGVAELLGRVQVPIHVASAELEWVRRTTGVSKTDLVAHDHDDRLDVGSISIRLLHTPGHTPGSQCFLLDGALVAGDTLFLDGCGRTDLPGGDVDAMYRSLRWLANLPGDPVVYPGHWYSAEPSASLSNVRRDNVVFRPRSLEEWRTLFGG from the coding sequence ATGTCCGAGCGCTTGTACTTCCGGCAACTGCTGTCCGGGCGGGACTTCGCCGTCGGCGACCCCGTGGCCACCCAGATGCGCAACTTCACCTACCTGATCGGTGACCGCGAGACCCGCGAGGCCGTGGTGGTGGACCCCGCCTACGCGATCGACGACCTGCTCGGCGTGCTCTCGGACGACGACATGCGGTTCGTGGGCGTGCTCGCGACACACCACCACCCCGACCACGTCGGCGGTGATCTCCTCGGCTTCTCCCTGCCGGGCGTGGCCGAGCTGCTGGGACGGGTCCAGGTGCCGATCCACGTCGCCTCCGCCGAACTGGAGTGGGTACGCCGCACCACGGGCGTGTCGAAGACCGACCTCGTCGCCCACGACCACGACGACCGCCTCGACGTGGGTTCCATCTCCATCCGCCTGCTGCACACGCCGGGACACACGCCGGGCAGCCAGTGCTTCCTGCTCGACGGCGCGCTCGTGGCGGGTGACACGCTGTTTCTCGACGGCTGCGGCCGTACCGACCTGCCGGGCGGGGACGTCGACGCGATGTACCGCAGCCTGCGCTGGTTGGCGAACCTGCCGGGCGACCCGGTGGTCTATCCGGGGCACTGGTACTCGGCCGAGCCCTCGGCGTCGTTGTCGAACGTGCGCCGGGACAACGTCGTCTTCCGCCCCCGGTCCCTGGAGGAGTGGCGCACGCTCTTCGGTGGCTGA
- a CDS encoding SDR family NAD(P)-dependent oxidoreductase: MDGTVVVLGGRSEIGTAVATRLARLGARSFVLAARRSTDLDAEEAALRDAGAEAVTRMEFDADDLASHGQLLGDIVAEHGPISVVVTAFGVLGDQARAERDAAHAVSIVHTDYTAHVSVLTHAANLLRAQGHGTLVVFSSVAGVRVRRANYVYGSAKAGLDGFASGLADALHGSGVRLLLVRPGFVVGRMTRGMKPAPFSSTPEQVADATMAALRSGRHTVWVPAVLRPVFALMRLLPRPIWRRLPR, translated from the coding sequence ATGGACGGGACAGTGGTGGTACTGGGTGGGCGCAGCGAGATCGGGACGGCCGTGGCCACGCGGTTGGCTCGGCTGGGCGCGCGCTCGTTCGTGCTCGCCGCCCGGCGCAGCACGGATCTCGACGCCGAGGAAGCCGCGTTGCGGGACGCGGGGGCCGAGGCGGTGACGCGCATGGAGTTCGACGCCGACGATCTCGCCTCGCACGGACAGCTCCTGGGCGACATCGTCGCCGAGCACGGCCCCATCTCCGTGGTGGTGACGGCGTTCGGCGTGCTGGGGGACCAGGCTCGGGCCGAACGCGACGCCGCCCACGCCGTGTCCATCGTGCACACCGACTACACCGCGCACGTCAGCGTGCTGACCCACGCCGCGAACCTGCTTCGCGCACAAGGACACGGAACGCTCGTGGTGTTCTCCTCGGTGGCGGGCGTGCGCGTGCGCCGCGCCAACTACGTCTACGGCTCCGCGAAGGCGGGGCTCGACGGCTTCGCCTCCGGGCTCGCCGACGCCCTGCACGGCAGTGGGGTGCGGCTACTGCTGGTGCGACCCGGTTTCGTCGTCGGCCGGATGACCCGTGGGATGAAGCCCGCGCCGTTCTCCAGCACTCCCGAGCAGGTCGCCGACGCCACCATGGCGGCGCTGCGCTCGGGCCGCCACACCGTGTGGGTGCCCGCCGTGCTGCGGCCGGTGTTCGCGTTGATGCGGCTGCTGCCCCGCCCGATCTGGCGGCGACTTCCCCGCTGA